A DNA window from Fragaria vesca subsp. vesca linkage group LG3, FraVesHawaii_1.0, whole genome shotgun sequence contains the following coding sequences:
- the LOC101296193 gene encoding uncharacterized protein LOC101296193, which translates to MLSSQTTKGYKACPICLGDLNASWHAGKVCYLGSRTGLLEDHPWKFNAASFDGKQEFGLKPQERSGEWILDMLNSFDFGRLSSDPDVLARNPKRLSRLENWTHNSIFFELPYWKKLRIRHYFDVMHIEKNVCDSIVGTVFGFKDKTKDTVKARKDLQLMNKRPHLWLTTSGSVPLAHYRINPANEKKIFKWFEAIKYPHGYAGNIS; encoded by the coding sequence ATGTTGTCGTCTCAAACCACTAAAGGTTACAAGGCTTGCCCAATCTGCTTAGGAGACCTAAATGCTAGTTGGCACGCTGGAAAGGTGTGTTACTTGGGGAGTCGTACAGGGCTTCTGGAAGATCATCCATGGAAATTTAATGCGGCTTCATTCGATGGGAAGCAAGAGTTTGGTTTAAAACCCCAAGAGCGGTCTGGTGAGTGGATTTTGGACATGTTGAACTCTTTTGATTTCGGACGTCTTAGCAGTGATCCTGATGTGTTAGCTCGGAATCCAAAACGTCTTTCTAGATTGGAGAACTGGACGCATAACAGTATATTTTTTGAATTGCCTTACTGGAAGAAATTGAGAATAAGGCACTACTTTGATGTCATGCATATAGAGAAGAATGTTTGTGACAGCATTGTGGGAACAGTTTTCGGGTTTAAAGACAAGACTAAGGACACTGTGAAGGCGCGCAAAGATCTTCAACTCATGAACAAACGCCCTCACTTGTGGCTAACAACGTCGGGGTCAGTGCCTCTTGCACATTACAGGATTAATCCGGCTAATGAGAAGAAAATTTTCAAATGGTTTGAAGCTATTAAGTATCCTCATGGTTATGCAGGAAATATATCTTAA